The Desulfuromonadales bacterium genome segment GAAGGTCAAGGAAAGTTCTCCGGCAGCTAGTCCGCAAGGGCTGGCAAGCGCCAAAAAGCCGCTCCCCCTGAAGACAGAGCGGCTTTTCGGTCCTGCCTTCGTGCGTCCTTGACTCAGCCGGCGATCTTCCGCAGCTCCTCCTCGATCAGCCCCTCGAACAGCGCGACCTTGTAGCCGTTGTGCTGCAGCGGCGCGGCGCCCTGCAGGGCCGCCTCGGCGGCCCGTTTCGCCGCCTCCGCATCCAGCTTGCGGCCGGTCAGGGCCGCTTCGGCTTCCCGCGCGCGCCAGGGGACGGGGGCGGCGCCGCTGAGCACCACCCGGGCCTGGCCGACCCGGTCGCCGTCGACCTGCAGGGCCAGGGCCACCCCGGCGACGGCGAAGTCCCAGGAGCGGCGGGCCCGCACCTTGCGGAAGGCGCTGCGCAGGCCGGGCCGGGGGGGCGGCAGGAGGATCTCGGTGAGGATCTCCTGCGGCCCGAGGGCGGTCTCCCGCTGCGGGTCGACCGCCGGCGGCACGTGGAAGTCTTCCACTGCCACCTCCCGGGGGCCGCCCGGGCCGGCGATGCGCACCCTGGCGTCGAGGGCGACCAGCGCCGGAGCGATGTCTGAGGGGTGGACGATGTAGCAGTCCTTCCCGCCCAGGATGCAGTGGTACTGGTTTTCGCCGGCGAAGGCGAAACAGGTCGGCCCCCCCTTGCGCAGGCAGTCGAACTCGCCGCGGTAGTACCAGCAGCGCGGCTTCTGGCAGAGGTTGCCGCCGAGCGTCCCCTGGCGGCGCAGCTGGGGGCTGGCCACCTCCTGAGCGCTCTGGGCGAGCAGGGGATAGTGCCGGCGGATCTCCGAATGTTCCGCCACCTGGGTGACGGTGGTCAGGGCGCCGATGCGCAGGCCGCCCCCGGCGCCGGGTCCGATGCCCCGCAGCTCTTCCAGGCCGCTGATGCTCACCAGCTTGCCGGCGGTAAAGACGTGGTCGTGCAGGCAGCCGAGCAGGTCGGTGCCGCCGGCGTGGACCCTGGCCTGGTCCGTGCCGAGCTGACGGATCGCCTCCTTGAGGGAGGCGGCCTTGACGTAGCTGAAGTTCGGCAGCATGGTTCAGCCCTCCTTTCCGGCGGCGGCCAGCAACCGGCTGAGCTGCAGCGGGTCGATGGGAGAGTTCGCCACCCGGACGCCGGTGGCGTGGCAGACCGCGTTGGCGACGGCCGCCGCGGTGGGGATGGTCGTCGGCTCGCCCAATCCCTTGGCACCAACCAGGTTCGCCTCCGGGTCGGGCCGGTCGATGGGGAGCGAGACCATCTCCGGCGGCACGTCGAGCATGGTCGGCAGCTTGTAGTCGTGCCAGTTCCTGTTCACCATCTTGCCGGTCTGGCTGCCGTCGAACAGCCGCTGCTCACTCATCGCCAGGCCGATCCCCATGGTGATGCCGCCGTGCACCTGACTGTCGAAGGTCAGCCGGTCCATCACCCGGCCGCTCTCGCTGGTCCCGAGGAAACGCAGGATACGCACCTCGCCGGTGCCGGTGTCGACCTCCACCTCGCAGAACTGGGCGGCGAAGGGGTTGACCACCTTCCCCTCGGGATTGGGGCCGCGGTAGCCGACGCCGACGGCCACCCCCCGCGCCTTCAGGCGGGAGACGTCGGTGAGGGCGATCTTTTTCGACCGGTCGCTGCGCACCACGATCTCGCCGCTCTCGAAATCGAGTCCGGCCGCCGGCACGCCCAGGTCCCCGGCGGCCATCTCCAGCAGCTGCCGCTTGAGCTCGACAGCGGCGGCGCGCACCGCCGGCGCCTCGGTGGGGACCGTCTTGCTGCCGCCGCTGGGGGTGGCGTACTGGGTGGTGCCGGTGTCGGCGTTCTCGATCTGGATCACGCCGGGGTCGACCCCCAGCTCTTCGGCTACCACCAGAGCCATGACCGTCTTGGTGCCGGTGCCGATGTCGCTGGCCCCGAGGTTCAGGTTGACGCTGCCGTCGGCGAAGAGCTTGACGATCGCCGTCGAGGGGGGCCGGCCGCCGCCGGCGGCCCAGAGGCAGCAGCCCATGCCGACGCCGCGCCGCAGACGGCTCTTCTGGTCGCCCTGGGCCGCCTGCTTGCGGGCCTGCCGCCAGCCGAAGGCCTCGGCGCCCTGCTCGATGCAGGCGCGCAGGCCGGTGCTGGTGTAGGGTGGACTCCCTTCCCGCCCCTGACTGACCACGGGGATGTTCTTCAGGCGCAGTTCGACCGGGTCCATGCCGATCGCCTCGGCCAGCTCGTCCATCATCTGCTCCAGCGCCCAGGAGCACTGGGGATGGCCGGGGGCGCGGAAGGGACGGGCCGGGCCGCCGTGGATGTAGAGGTCGGCGGTCTCGGTGCGGACGTTGGGGCAGAGGTAGAGGTCCCTGACCAGCCAGTCGAGCAGGTTGGCCCCCCCGGCCGGGTAGGCGCCGCCGCTGGCGGTGGCGGTGAATTCGAGGGCGGTCAGGGTGCCGTCCTTTTTGACCCCCGCCTTGAGCTTCATGTTGGCCGGCGGCCGGTTGCCGACGGCGAGGAAGGTCTCCTCCCGGCTCAGGAAGAGCTTGACCGGGCGGGCGGTCAGCTTCGCCAGCAGGGCGGCGATGACCGTGTACTTGCCGGGCCGCAGCTTGCTACCGAAGCCGCCGCCGACATAGTGGCCGATGACCCGCACCCGCGACAGCGGCATCCCCAGGACTTCGGCCACGCCGGCCTGGACGGCGTAGACCCCCTGGGTCGACTCCCAGAGGGTCAGGGCATTCCCCTCCCAGTTGGCCACGCAGCCGTGCAGCTCCAGCGGCGTGTGCAGCTCGGCCTCGGTGCGGTACTGCCGCTCGAGGACCACATCGGCCTCGGCGAACCCCTTCGCCACGTCCCCCCGGCTGTAGGTTTCGGGCGGCTTGACCCGGTTGCCGCCGCTGTGGACCTGCGGGGCGCCGGCCGCCAGGGCCTGGCGCTCGTCGATGACAAAGGGGAGGACCTCGTACTCGACCCGGATCGCCCGCAGCGCATCCCGGGCCTGATAGGGGGTGTCGGCGGCGACCGCCGCCACCGCCTCCCCCTCGAAGCGGCAGTGGGGGTCGAAGAGTTTGCTCCTCACCTCCTTGTCCCAGGGCCAGACCAGATCGGCGCCCGGCGTGGCGGCGCTGAGCACCGCCCGCACTCCCGGCATCGTCGCCGCCGGCCCGGTGTCGACCTTTTTGACCAGGGCATGGGGATGGGGAGAGCGCAGGATGGCGCCGTAGAGCATCCCCGGCAGGGTGACGTCGGAGGGATAGACGGCCGTGCCGCTGACCCGCGCATAGCCGTCGACGCGGGCGAGGCGCTCCCCGACGATCCGGGTCTGGCCCCAGGGCGCCGGCGCGACGCCCGGCTCCGGCGTCTCCGGAACCGGAATCCCCCGGGTGTAGTACTGATCCTTCTGCTCGTCGGTCATGGCTCACCTCGCTCCTGGCGCCGCAGCTGCGCCGCCCGCCGGACGGAGGCGACGATGTGCGGGTAGGCGCCGCAGCGGCAGAGGTTGCCGCTCATCTCCCGGGCGATCTCCTCCGGGGAAGGGTCGGGGTTGGCGCGCAACAGCCCCTCGGCGGCCATGATCTGACCCGGCGTGCAGTAGCCGCACTGGTAGCCGTCCTCCTCGAGAAAGGCCTGCTGGGTGGGGCCGAGTTCCTCGCCCCGCATGAGCCCCTCCAGGGTGGTGATCTCGTGCCCTTCGGCCTCCACCGCCAAGGTCAGGCAGGCGTAGCGGGGAACCCCGTCGATGAGGACGGTGCAGGCGCCGCACTCGCCCCGCTCGCAGCCGACCTTGGTGCCGGTCAGGCCGAGCCGCTCGCGCAGCACGAAGAGCAGCGGCCAGCGCGGCTCGACCAGCAGGCGGTAGGCCCGGCCGTTGATACGCAGGGTCACCTTGGCCATCTCCTCAGCGGTCATCACCCCCTTGTCGGCGGTGGCGGCAACGGCGACCTTGCCGGAAACCGCCACTGCCGCCGCCCCCGCTCCCACCGTGGCGATGAAGCCGCGGCGGGTCAGGCCGCCGCGGCAGGCGCATTCGTCATCCTGGCCTTTTTTCTTCACGGGCTTCTCCTTCGATTGGCCGGCGGTCGTACTCCGGTATCTAAACGAAATCCATTATGTATCGTAATGGAGCGCTGTCAAACGGCCCTCAGGGTTGGCGTTTGCCGCCGGCATGCTTTTCAAGCGTCAGCTGCAGGCGTTCCGCCGCCTCGGGCGTGGGGACGTCACGACCGGCCAGAAGCTCCCCGGCGCCAATTCCAGGTCGCCCGTAGAAGGCGGCGTTGGCTTCATTGTCGACTTGCAGCGCCGACCCTTCCAGTGAAATTCCGGCGAAAATCCCGCGGCTGCGCGAGTAGGAATAGATTTCCGCCTTGAGTTGCACATCGGTCGCCCCTTCGACACGGCGCCCCACCGGGCCGGCGGCCACTCCCGCATCGACGCCGAGGGTGAATTTGCCCTTCATCATCCCCTCGATGCTGCGTCTGTTTTTAAAAACCAGCACGACGTCCGTCGATTCGGCGCCGATCTGCCAGCCGACACTGCCACCGGTCAGGGAAATGAAGACAGGGTTGCTCCATCGTCCCGCATCGTCCCTGACCAGCACAACGCCGGTCCCGTGGCGGCCGCCGACGACGAGACCGACCTTGATGACCTCGGGAACAATGGCGATGCCGTAGGCGTTGGCGAGCAGCTCCGGCGGAATGGCGCTCTCGGGTATGGCCGTGAGTTGCTCCAGCACGGTCACGGCCAACTCAACCTTTGCCGTTTCCTTCCCGGCGGCCACAGCCCCGCCAAGCGGCAGCAGCAGTGCACACATCGCAAGTGCAACGGTTCGATAGTTCATAACCGGCTCCTTTCTGCGAAAAGCCTTTGCGTCCCCCTGCACACAGGCCACACCAACCGTTTATGTCCAGTATAGTCTGTACATCGGCAAGAAAAAGCTCCGCCTCGACAATAATAACCAGAGATGACTGCTTGCATTCACACGGTGAACTGATACGATTTTGCTCATTAGTGTCTTTTAGCCGGCGAAGACCAATCCTGCCACAACAGATCCAAGGGTCCAACCTCCTCGCCCCTGGTCCGGATCGGCTGAAAAGTATCAACCACATTGTTTCAACAAAAGGGAGGCTCGCAATGAGTAGAAAATGGCTAGGAACCTTGTTATGCCTGCTGTGCACTTTGCTGTTCGCCGGTTGCGCTACCCGGGCGCCGCTGCAGTTCCAACCACACCCGTTCGAAACCGGGAAATACGCGCCCAAGATTGCCAATTTCCAGATCATCTTCGACGCCTCGGATAGCATGGACAACATCAATAACGGCGAGCAGAGATTTCCAACGGCCAGGAATTTCGTCAACAGCCTGAATCAGAGCATCCCTTCGGATTTGACTTATAATGGCGGCCTGCGCTCTTTCGGCCACGACCCCAGGCAGTCGCAGGCGTTGACGGCGCTCCCCTACGGCATGACCCGCTACTCCCGCGACGGCCTCGCCGGCGGAGTGAGCAGCATCAAGCAGGTCGGCGGCGATAGTCCACTGTCGGCGGCGCTGCAAGCCGCGGGTGCCGATCTGAAGTCTGCGCCGGGCAACAGCGCGATCATCGTCGTCAGCGACGGCGTGAAGATGGAAGACGCTCCGGCCGCTGCCGCCAGGATCAAGTCTGAGTTGGGCGATAAACTCTGCATCTACACGGTCTGGATAGGCGACAGCCTGGAAGGCAAGAAGAACCTCGAAGGCGTCGCCAAGGCCGGCCAATGCGGCACGGCAGTGGCAGCCGCGGCACTGACCGATCCCAACAAATTCTCGGCGTTTGTGGCACAGGTCTTCCTGACCGACAAACCAGCCCCGGCCCCGGCCCCGGCACCAGCGCCGGCTCCTTCTCCCGCGCCGGCACCAGCCCCGGCACCGGTGGTCATGGACAGCGATGGTGACGGCGTACTCGATGATCGGGATCAATGCCCCGGCACCCCGAAGGGAGTCATCGTCGACGACAAGGGTTGCGAACTGAAACTCACCCTGCGCATCAACTTCGACTCCGACAAGGCGGAGATCAAGCCCGAGTTCAAGTCCGAACTGGACAAGGCGGCCACGTTCATCCGGAAGAACAGTCAGGTCCCCTATATTCTTCTGGCGGGATATACGGACAACATCGGTGCTGACGAGTACAATCAGAAGCTTTCCGAGCGGCGGGCAAAGGCCGTACGCCAGGCACTGATCGACAACTACGGCATCGACGCCGGCAAGCTGGTCGCCAGAGGCTACGGCAAAGCCCAGCCGGCCGCCGACAATGCCACGGAAGAAGGACGCTACCAGAACCGTCGGGTGGAACTCATTTGCTGCGTGGTCATTCCTGACTGACGCTGCCGCAACGACGCAGTAACGCCAAGAAGGGCCAGGAAATCCTGGCCCTTCTTGGCGTTGCAACTGCAAAACCTCCAAAAACTTCAGGAGTTCCTGGCGTTGCGGGGATGGTGTCGGAGAATGGGAATCTGGCTGAGCGCCTGGGTCCGGCTCTGCGAAGATTTGCCGAGCGGCAGACGTTCGGTTTCTATGCCGGTGACACGGAGGAATTTGTCGGCTTCCTGCATGGTTCTGGCATAGGCATCCTGATTATGGGGGGGGGTGGCCGGCACGTACACCAGGACCCGGTTGCTGGAAGCCAGGCGAAAAGCGACATAAACCTGCCTGCCTTTTCCTTTTTTCAAGGCAACGATGTAGGCCGTACAGTATTGATTCGGAAACCCTTCCAGCGAAAGTTGCGTCCTGCTGACCGACTGGTAAACCTCCAGCACATCGTCTTCGGACTCATAAGCAACGTCAGCAAAGTCCCAGTCGACCTGAAAGAAGACTCCCGATGTCGATGGCCGGGAAGTCGGTTTGGGTGGCGGTGCTACCGACTGTTCCATTGCACTGCTGTCACTATTGAAACGTCCGCCGAGGGATGGCAAGGCGGTGGACTGGCGACTCCTTTCCACGGCTCCGCGTTTCCCCCTGATGGGCACTTCCGCCCTCTCCAACATGCGTTGCTCGATCCGGGCCTTCTCAAGCTCCAGCCGCTCCCGCTCGCGGCGTTCGGCCTCGACCCGCTCCGCCGTCAGCCGGGCGAGTTCGGCCAGTTCCCCAGCTCGCTCGGCGACGCTGGCCTGTTCCGCGGCCCGCTGCTCTGCGGCCGACTTGGCAGCTTCCAATCGCTCCCGCTCAAGCCGCTCCACAGCCGCCTGCCTCTCGGCCCGCCGAACCGCCTCGGCCATTTCCGTCGCCCGTTGCTCCACCGCCGCCCTCTCCGCCGCCAAGCGTTCTCGCTCGGCCAGCGCAGCTGGCTGTCGCTCAGGTCCCTTCTGGCAGGAGATGGCCTGCATTCCGGCTGAACCGACAGTCTCGACCAGACCGGCAACCGGTTTCTCCGCCGCCGTGCCCTCTGCCATCAAGCGCTCCCGTCCGGCTCGCTCGATTTCGATGCTCCGTTCCACCGCTTTGACCGCCTCGCCCAGTTCGGCCGCTCGTTGATCTGCGGCTGTCTTCTCGGCTGCCAAGCGCTCACGCTCGGCCTGTTCCCGTTTGGCCTGCGCTGCGACCAGTCGCTCCTGTTCCCTTCGGAAGTTGATCGCTTGCAACTCGACTCTCTGCACGGCGTCGCTCAGTTCAGCCGTCCGCTGCTCGGCTGCCGACTTCGCCGCGAGCAACTGCTCCTGTTCATTTCGCTCAGTTTCGACCCGTTGCTCCACCTGCAGGGCCATCTCGGCCAGTTCCGCCGCCCGCTTTTCCGCCTGGGCCTTTTCGGCGAGCAACTGCTCCCGCTTCGCCAGCTCAGTTTCGACCCGGGACTGCACCTGCTTGACCGCCTCGCCCAGCTCCGTCGTGCGCTGTTCGGCGGCGGCCTTCTCGGCTGCCAATCGCTGCCGCTCGGCCTGTTCCCGTTTGGCCTGCGCTGCGGCCTGCTGCTCCTGTTCCTGACGAAAGGCGGCGGCATGTATTTCGATGGCCCGCATGGCCTCGGCAAGTTCTGCTATCCGTTGTTCAGCAGCCGCTTTTGCGGCCAGCAACTGCTCCCGTTCGATCCGCTGCGTTTCGGCCTGCTCTGCCGCCTGCCGGGTCGTCTCGGCCAACTCCGCCGCCCGCTGCTCGGCGGCCGCCTTCGCGGCTTCCAGACGCTCCCGCTCGACCCGTTCGGCTTCAGCCCGCTCTGCCGCCTGGCGAGCCGTCTCGGCCAACTCTGCCGCCCGCTGCTCGGCGGCCGCCTTCGCGGCTTCCAGGCGTTCCCGTTCGACCCGTTCGGCTTCAGCGCGCTCTGCCGCCTGGCGAGCCGCTTCGGCCATTTCCGCCGCCCGCTCCGCAGCCAGTGCCTTGGCGCCTTCCAGGCGCTCCCGTTCGACCCGTTCGGCTTCGGCCCGCTCTGCCCCTTGGCGGATTGTCTCGGCCAGCTCTCCCGCCCGCTGCTCTGCAGCCGACTTCGCAGCTTCCAGGCGTTCCAACTCCTTCGCCAAACGCTGCATCTCCGGTGAATCCCCCTGGCCCGAATCCACCTTCGGCTGAACTGCCGCAGAGGGGGGCACCGCCAATTCGCCGCCCGCGGTTGGGGGGCGCTGTGTTTGGCCGGCTTGCCCTGGCACCTTCGCGGCGGGTGCGGCAGCATCCTCGGGCCTGACCACTTCGAACCGTGGGCCAAGCAGCCTTTCGACTGCCTGGCGAGTCGCTGTCACCTTTTCCTCGACAATACTCTCCGCTTCCAGTTTCCTGACCGCCTCTTTGATATCCGCATGCCGCTCCTGGCGAGCCCTCTCCCGTGCGGCCCGGCGGGCCGGAGAAAGTCCGGTGGCAGCTTCATCCGGCGCTTCGCTTTCTTCTTGTTGCAGGGCCAGGCGTTCCAACTCGGCCAATTCCTCTGCCTTTTGTGCGGCAGCCTTTCTGGCCGCAGCGGACGAAAGAAGCACCGGGATGTCACGAATCACCACCTCGCGCATGGCAGTACTGAACCTGAGGTTGACACTTTCCATTGCAAAGCCCATCGCCTGGCAAGCGTCAATCGCCCCTTTCATGGCAGCTTCATAACCGGTTTTTCCCTTTTTTTCAGTAGCAATGGAATAAACCAGATTGCGTTTGCAGCTCTTACTGTGCAGTGCAACGAATACCTGATACTCATCCTCTCTCCTGATTCCGAAAACGAATGCCTGGCAAGGAAGGGTCGGAACAGCGCCTCCAGGCAATTCGCAGGTCTCGCGCGAACGAAAAATCGCATCCACTTCCGCCTCAACTGCTTCGATATAAGGCTGAGATTCTTCCCCCACCCGCATATTGGCTCCTGGATATGAAAACTCTAAAAAAAACGGGTTGCGGAAATATCTGTGATATTTCGGCAACCCGGCTGTCTCAGGGAGACCCGTAGGCTTTCCGCCCCATTCTCGCGAATGGTTTAGTATTATCGACTATCGCCCTGGATCTGCATGAACAGCCTATCATCTAGCCCAAACTTCGAATCCGGTCAACAAAAAAAATCGACAGGCCGCATGGTTACTTCTGCCAGCATAGCATTGGCTGGAAACGCTCGAAACCGCCGGGTTTTTTCCTGCTCACACCGACAGCAACCAGGATTCGCAAATTATAGCCCGGCAGATATCAAAAATACCTTACAACCCTGGCGGCAGAGGCGCAGCTGCGAAAAAAGAGCGGAGATGGGGAGCGTTGACGTGGGTTGGGGGAAAGACCGAAAGGTTTTGAAACGAGCGGTTGTTCATGTTGTGGGTGACTGGCGGGCAGGGCGGTCCGGGCGGAGTTCATCTAGAACCTTCACCTTGGCCTCGATCATCTCGCCGTGGGCGAGACCCAGCAGCGTGGCCACCTGGCGAACCAGATAGTCTTCGTACTTGTCGAGCACCCCGTCGGCGTAGATGAGGCGCCAGAGAGCATCCATCATTTCCAGCTTTTCCGGGCGGGAGAAATGCTCCTTGATCTGGCGGGTGAACTGGAAGAGGTCGAGGCTTTGCTGCCGCTGCTCCCGGGCATAGTCGATCAGCTCGGTAACGTCCTGATCGGAGATATCGAACTTGCGCTGCAGCAGGTCGCGGACCAGCGTCTGCTCCATGGCGTGGAACTCCTCATCGGCGTGCGCCATTTCCAGCAGTACGACACAGGTTGCCACCTGGAGGCGTTCATGTTCCCGCGCCGGCTCCCGGGCCGGACCGCCGCCGAGGAGAGATTTGATATGGTTCAGCATGTTCAGCTTCCTCGCTGTCTTAAAGTAAGGTGGGCGAGATGAATCGCGCCCCTACGCGCCGGTATAGCGGATCACCCACGCCCGCTCAAGGGTGATCATCCCTCCCTTGACCATGCGGTCGAGAAAGGGGCGAACGGCATCGATCTTCTCCTGGCTGTCGATGACCTCGATGACCACCGGCAGGTCTCCGGAGAGGCGCAGCACCTTGTCGGTGTGCATCACGCTGCGGGCGCCGAATCCCATCGCCCCCTTGAGAACAGTGGCCCCGGCGAACCCCTCCCGGCGGAAGAGCTCCACCAGGGCCTCGTACAGAGGTTTGTGCTCCCAGCGGTCACTCTCGCCGACAAAGATGCGCATCAGGATCTGTTCGCCTTCGAGCTTTGCCATAGAGTTTTATCCTTTGGTCGGGGCGTGATGAATCCCCCGCTACAATTGCCGCGCCAGAAGGATTCCCAGGCCGGCGCAGACGATGCAGATGGTGACGTTGAGCAGGATATTGGCTCCTGCCTGCAGCAGGCTCCCCTCTTCGAGCAGGCGGAAGGTTTCGTAGGAGAAGGTGGAAAAGGTGGTGAATCCGCCCAGAAAACCGACGGTGAGGCCGAGGCGAAGTTCGGACGAGAGCAGAGTGCTGCGCAGGCTCCCTTCCATGATCAGACCGATGAGCAAGGAGCCGACGACATTGACCACCAGGGTGCCGTAGGGGAGTCCGCGTCCCGCCAGAGCATAGGTCCACCCCGAGACGAAGTAGCGCGCCAGACATCCGAGGGCACCGAAGATGCCGATGTAAGCAACTTGCATGCAATCCGTCAAACTGGAGGGTTAGGAACTGCCCGGGGACTGACCTGGGCGCTGCCACCGCTGCCGAACCCTCGCCATTATGGTTTCCGCTCCGGCCTCT includes the following:
- a CDS encoding xanthine dehydrogenase family protein molybdopterin-binding subunit codes for the protein MTDEQKDQYYTRGIPVPETPEPGVAPAPWGQTRIVGERLARVDGYARVSGTAVYPSDVTLPGMLYGAILRSPHPHALVKKVDTGPAATMPGVRAVLSAATPGADLVWPWDKEVRSKLFDPHCRFEGEAVAAVAADTPYQARDALRAIRVEYEVLPFVIDERQALAAGAPQVHSGGNRVKPPETYSRGDVAKGFAEADVVLERQYRTEAELHTPLELHGCVANWEGNALTLWESTQGVYAVQAGVAEVLGMPLSRVRVIGHYVGGGFGSKLRPGKYTVIAALLAKLTARPVKLFLSREETFLAVGNRPPANMKLKAGVKKDGTLTALEFTATASGGAYPAGGANLLDWLVRDLYLCPNVRTETADLYIHGGPARPFRAPGHPQCSWALEQMMDELAEAIGMDPVELRLKNIPVVSQGREGSPPYTSTGLRACIEQGAEAFGWRQARKQAAQGDQKSRLRRGVGMGCCLWAAGGGRPPSTAIVKLFADGSVNLNLGASDIGTGTKTVMALVVAEELGVDPGVIQIENADTGTTQYATPSGGSKTVPTEAPAVRAAAVELKRQLLEMAAGDLGVPAAGLDFESGEIVVRSDRSKKIALTDVSRLKARGVAVGVGYRGPNPEGKVVNPFAAQFCEVEVDTGTGEVRILRFLGTSESGRVMDRLTFDSQVHGGITMGIGLAMSEQRLFDGSQTGKMVNRNWHDYKLPTMLDVPPEMVSLPIDRPDPEANLVGAKGLGEPTTIPTAAAVANAVCHATGVRVANSPIDPLQLSRLLAAAGKEG
- a CDS encoding DUF190 domain-containing protein produces the protein MAKLEGEQILMRIFVGESDRWEHKPLYEALVELFRREGFAGATVLKGAMGFGARSVMHTDKVLRLSGDLPVVIEVIDSQEKIDAVRPFLDRMVKGGMITLERAWVIRYTGA
- a CDS encoding xanthine dehydrogenase family protein subunit M, encoding MLPNFSYVKAASLKEAIRQLGTDQARVHAGGTDLLGCLHDHVFTAGKLVSISGLEELRGIGPGAGGGLRIGALTTVTQVAEHSEIRRHYPLLAQSAQEVASPQLRRQGTLGGNLCQKPRCWYYRGEFDCLRKGGPTCFAFAGENQYHCILGGKDCYIVHPSDIAPALVALDARVRIAGPGGPREVAVEDFHVPPAVDPQRETALGPQEILTEILLPPPRPGLRSAFRKVRARRSWDFAVAGVALALQVDGDRVGQARVVLSGAAPVPWRAREAEAALTGRKLDAEAAKRAAEAALQGAAPLQHNGYKVALFEGLIEEELRKIAG
- a CDS encoding (2Fe-2S)-binding protein — protein: MKKKGQDDECACRGGLTRRGFIATVGAGAAAVAVSGKVAVAATADKGVMTAEEMAKVTLRINGRAYRLLVEPRWPLLFVLRERLGLTGTKVGCERGECGACTVLIDGVPRYACLTLAVEAEGHEITTLEGLMRGEELGPTQQAFLEEDGYQCGYCTPGQIMAAEGLLRANPDPSPEEIAREMSGNLCRCGAYPHIVASVRRAAQLRRQERGEP
- a CDS encoding TerB family tellurite resistance protein, coding for MLNHIKSLLGGGPAREPAREHERLQVATCVVLLEMAHADEEFHAMEQTLVRDLLQRKFDISDQDVTELIDYAREQRQQSLDLFQFTRQIKEHFSRPEKLEMMDALWRLIYADGVLDKYEDYLVRQVATLLGLAHGEMIEAKVKVLDELRPDRPARQSPTT
- a CDS encoding OmpA family protein — protein: MSRKWLGTLLCLLCTLLFAGCATRAPLQFQPHPFETGKYAPKIANFQIIFDASDSMDNINNGEQRFPTARNFVNSLNQSIPSDLTYNGGLRSFGHDPRQSQALTALPYGMTRYSRDGLAGGVSSIKQVGGDSPLSAALQAAGADLKSAPGNSAIIVVSDGVKMEDAPAAAARIKSELGDKLCIYTVWIGDSLEGKKNLEGVAKAGQCGTAVAAAALTDPNKFSAFVAQVFLTDKPAPAPAPAPAPAPSPAPAPAPAPVVMDSDGDGVLDDRDQCPGTPKGVIVDDKGCELKLTLRINFDSDKAEIKPEFKSELDKAATFIRKNSQVPYILLAGYTDNIGADEYNQKLSERRAKAVRQALIDNYGIDAGKLVARGYGKAQPAADNATEEGRYQNRRVELICCVVIPD
- a CDS encoding lipid-binding SYLF domain-containing protein, which translates into the protein MNYRTVALAMCALLLPLGGAVAAGKETAKVELAVTVLEQLTAIPESAIPPELLANAYGIAIVPEVIKVGLVVGGRHGTGVVLVRDDAGRWSNPVFISLTGGSVGWQIGAESTDVVLVFKNRRSIEGMMKGKFTLGVDAGVAAGPVGRRVEGATDVQLKAEIYSYSRSRGIFAGISLEGSALQVDNEANAAFYGRPGIGAGELLAGRDVPTPEAAERLQLTLEKHAGGKRQP
- the crcB gene encoding fluoride efflux transporter CrcB; the protein is MQVAYIGIFGALGCLARYFVSGWTYALAGRGLPYGTLVVNVVGSLLIGLIMEGSLRSTLLSSELRLGLTVGFLGGFTTFSTFSYETFRLLEEGSLLQAGANILLNVTICIVCAGLGILLARQL